The following coding sequences lie in one Heliangelus exortis chromosome 6, bHelExo1.hap1, whole genome shotgun sequence genomic window:
- the PCBP3 gene encoding poly(rC)-binding protein 3 isoform X15, which yields MPFPGATGPSEELLWSSRPVCRQEMESKVSEGGLNVTLTIRLLMHGKEVGSIIGKKGETVKKMREESGARINISEGNCPERIVTITGPTDAIFKAFAMIAYKFEEDITNSMSNSTATSKPPVTLRLVVPASQCGSLIGKGGSKIKEIRESTGAQVQVAGDMLPNSTERAVTISGTPDAIIQCVKQICVVMLESPPKGATIPYRPKPASTPVIFAGGQAYTIQGQYAIPHPDLTKLHQLAMQQTPFTPLGQTTPAFPGLDASPPASTHELTIPNDLIGCIIGRQGTKINEIRQMSGAQIKIANATEGSSERQITITGTPANISLAQYLINARLTSEVTGMGAL from the exons CAGGAAATGGAGTCCAAGGTCTCTGAAGGTGGCCTGAATGTCACCCTCACCATCCGGCTGCTGATGCATGGCAAG GAAGTCGGAAGCATCATTGGGAAG AAAGGAGAGACTGTGAAGAAGATGCGTGAGGAG agcGGAGCAAGGATCAACATCTCGGAGGGGAACTGCCCTGAGCGAATCGTGACCATCACCGGCCCCACTGATGCCATCTTCAAGGCTTTTGCCATGATTGCCTACAAATTTGAGGAG gACATAACCAACTCCATGAGCAATAGCACTGCCACCAGCAAACCTCCGGTGACGCTGAGGCTGGTCGTGCCAGCCAGTCAGTGCGGCTCACTGATTGGCAAAGGAGGCTCCAAGATCAAAGAGATCAGGGAG TCAACAGGTGCTCAGGTTCAAGTGGCGGGGGACATGCTGCCCAACTCCACGGAGCGGGCGGTGACAATCTCGGGGACACCCGACGCAATTATCCAGTGTGTCAAACAGATCTGTGTGGTGATGCTGGAG TCCCCACCAAAAGGTGCCACCATTCCCTACCGCCCAAAGCCCGCCTCCACCCCTGTCATTTTTGCAGGTGGTCAG gcCTATACAATTCAGGGACAATACGCCATTCCACACCCGGAT TTGACCAAGCTCCACCAGTTGGCTATGCAGCAAACCCCCTTTACTCCCCTTGGACAGACCACCCCCGCTTTCCCTG GTTTGGATGCCAGTCCCCCGGCCAGTACTCATGAACTCACCATTCCCAATGAT CTAATAGGCTGCATAATCGGACGCCAAGGGACCAAAATCAATGAAATTCGGCAGATGTCGGGAGCGCAGATCAAAATCGCCAATGCCACGGAAGGGTCATCAGAGCGCCAAATTACCATCACGGGAACCCCTGCAAACATCAGCCTTGCGCAGTACCTCATCAACGCCAG GCTGACGTCTGAGGTCACTGGAATGGGCGCACTCTAA
- the PCBP3 gene encoding poly(rC)-binding protein 3 isoform X14, translating to MPFPGATGPSEELLWSSRPVCRQEMESKVSEGGLNVTLTIRLLMHGKEVGSIIGKKGETVKKMREESGARINISEGNCPERIVTITGPTDAIFKAFAMIAYKFEEDITNSMSNSTATSKPPVTLRLVVPASQCGSLIGKGGSKIKEIRESTGAQVQVAGDMLPNSTERAVTISGTPDAIIQCVKQICVVMLESPPKGATIPYRPKPASTPVIFAGGQAYTIQGQYAIPHPDQLTKLHQLAMQQTPFTPLGQTTPAFPGLDASPPASTHELTIPNDLIGCIIGRQGTKINEIRQMSGAQIKIANATEGSSERQITITGTPANISLAQYLINARLTSEVTGMGAL from the exons CAGGAAATGGAGTCCAAGGTCTCTGAAGGTGGCCTGAATGTCACCCTCACCATCCGGCTGCTGATGCATGGCAAG GAAGTCGGAAGCATCATTGGGAAG AAAGGAGAGACTGTGAAGAAGATGCGTGAGGAG agcGGAGCAAGGATCAACATCTCGGAGGGGAACTGCCCTGAGCGAATCGTGACCATCACCGGCCCCACTGATGCCATCTTCAAGGCTTTTGCCATGATTGCCTACAAATTTGAGGAG gACATAACCAACTCCATGAGCAATAGCACTGCCACCAGCAAACCTCCGGTGACGCTGAGGCTGGTCGTGCCAGCCAGTCAGTGCGGCTCACTGATTGGCAAAGGAGGCTCCAAGATCAAAGAGATCAGGGAG TCAACAGGTGCTCAGGTTCAAGTGGCGGGGGACATGCTGCCCAACTCCACGGAGCGGGCGGTGACAATCTCGGGGACACCCGACGCAATTATCCAGTGTGTCAAACAGATCTGTGTGGTGATGCTGGAG TCCCCACCAAAAGGTGCCACCATTCCCTACCGCCCAAAGCCCGCCTCCACCCCTGTCATTTTTGCAGGTGGTCAG gcCTATACAATTCAGGGACAATACGCCATTCCACACCCGGAT CAGTTGACCAAGCTCCACCAGTTGGCTATGCAGCAAACCCCCTTTACTCCCCTTGGACAGACCACCCCCGCTTTCCCTG GTTTGGATGCCAGTCCCCCGGCCAGTACTCATGAACTCACCATTCCCAATGAT CTAATAGGCTGCATAATCGGACGCCAAGGGACCAAAATCAATGAAATTCGGCAGATGTCGGGAGCGCAGATCAAAATCGCCAATGCCACGGAAGGGTCATCAGAGCGCCAAATTACCATCACGGGAACCCCTGCAAACATCAGCCTTGCGCAGTACCTCATCAACGCCAG GCTGACGTCTGAGGTCACTGGAATGGGCGCACTCTAA
- the PCBP3 gene encoding poly(rC)-binding protein 3 isoform X1, with translation MPFPGATGPSEELLWSSRPVCREMESKVSEGGLNVTLTIRLLMHGKEVGSIIGKKGETVKKMREESGARINISEGNCPERIVTITGPTDAIFKAFAMIAYKFEEDITNSMSNSTATSKPPVTLRLVVPASQCGSLIGKGGSKIKEIRESTGAQVQVAGDMLPNSTERAVTISGTPDAIIQCVKQICVVMLESPPKGATIPYRPKPASTPVIFAGGQVRADPLAASTANLSLLLQHQPLPAYTIQGQYAIPHPDQLTKLHQLAMQQTPFTPLGQTTPAFPGEKLPLHSSEEAQNLMGQSSGLDASPPASTHELTIPNDLIGCIIGRQGTKINEIRQMSGAQIKIANATEGSSERQITITGTPANISLAQYLINASSPDPDPHGRNTFTA, from the exons GAAATGGAGTCCAAGGTCTCTGAAGGTGGCCTGAATGTCACCCTCACCATCCGGCTGCTGATGCATGGCAAG GAAGTCGGAAGCATCATTGGGAAG AAAGGAGAGACTGTGAAGAAGATGCGTGAGGAG agcGGAGCAAGGATCAACATCTCGGAGGGGAACTGCCCTGAGCGAATCGTGACCATCACCGGCCCCACTGATGCCATCTTCAAGGCTTTTGCCATGATTGCCTACAAATTTGAGGAG gACATAACCAACTCCATGAGCAATAGCACTGCCACCAGCAAACCTCCGGTGACGCTGAGGCTGGTCGTGCCAGCCAGTCAGTGCGGCTCACTGATTGGCAAAGGAGGCTCCAAGATCAAAGAGATCAGGGAG TCAACAGGTGCTCAGGTTCAAGTGGCGGGGGACATGCTGCCCAACTCCACGGAGCGGGCGGTGACAATCTCGGGGACACCCGACGCAATTATCCAGTGTGTCAAACAGATCTGTGTGGTGATGCTGGAG TCCCCACCAAAAGGTGCCACCATTCCCTACCGCCCAAAGCCCGCCTCCACCCCTGTCATTTTTGCAGGTGGTCAGGTAAGAGCCGACCCGCTTGCAGCCTCCACTGCCAACCTCAGCCTTTTACTGCAGCACCAGCCGCTGCCC gcCTATACAATTCAGGGACAATACGCCATTCCACACCCGGAT CAGTTGACCAAGCTCCACCAGTTGGCTATGCAGCAAACCCCCTTTACTCCCCTTGGACAGACCACCCCCGCTTTCCCTG GAGAAAAGCTGCCCTTACATTCCTCCGAAGAAGCTCAAAATCTGATGGGCCAATCATCAG GTTTGGATGCCAGTCCCCCGGCCAGTACTCATGAACTCACCATTCCCAATGAT CTAATAGGCTGCATAATCGGACGCCAAGGGACCAAAATCAATGAAATTCGGCAGATGTCGGGAGCGCAGATCAAAATCGCCAATGCCACGGAAGGGTCATCAGAGCGCCAAATTACCATCACGGGAACCCCTGCAAACATCAGCCTTGCGCAGTACCTCATCAACGCCAG CTCTCCAGACCCTGATCCCCACGGGAGGAACACCTTCACTGCCTGA
- the PCBP3 gene encoding poly(rC)-binding protein 3 isoform X13: MESKVSEGGLNVTLTIRLLMHGKEVGSIIGKKGETVKKMREESGARINISEGNCPERIVTITGPTDAIFKAFAMIAYKFEESTGAQVQVAGDMLPNSTERAVTISGTPDAIIQCVKQICVVMLESPPKGATIPYRPKPASTPVIFAGGQVRADPLAASTANLSLLLQHQPLPAYTIQGQYAIPHPDQLTKLHQLAMQQTPFTPLGQTTPAFPGEKLPLHSSEEAQNLMGQSSGLDASPPASTHELTIPNDLIGCIIGRQGTKINEIRQMSGAQIKIANATEGSSERQITITGTPANISLAQYLINASSPDPDPHGRNTFTA; the protein is encoded by the exons ATGGAGTCCAAGGTCTCTGAAGGTGGCCTGAATGTCACCCTCACCATCCGGCTGCTGATGCATGGCAAG GAAGTCGGAAGCATCATTGGGAAG AAAGGAGAGACTGTGAAGAAGATGCGTGAGGAG agcGGAGCAAGGATCAACATCTCGGAGGGGAACTGCCCTGAGCGAATCGTGACCATCACCGGCCCCACTGATGCCATCTTCAAGGCTTTTGCCATGATTGCCTACAAATTTGAGGAG TCAACAGGTGCTCAGGTTCAAGTGGCGGGGGACATGCTGCCCAACTCCACGGAGCGGGCGGTGACAATCTCGGGGACACCCGACGCAATTATCCAGTGTGTCAAACAGATCTGTGTGGTGATGCTGGAG TCCCCACCAAAAGGTGCCACCATTCCCTACCGCCCAAAGCCCGCCTCCACCCCTGTCATTTTTGCAGGTGGTCAGGTAAGAGCCGACCCGCTTGCAGCCTCCACTGCCAACCTCAGCCTTTTACTGCAGCACCAGCCGCTGCCC gcCTATACAATTCAGGGACAATACGCCATTCCACACCCGGAT CAGTTGACCAAGCTCCACCAGTTGGCTATGCAGCAAACCCCCTTTACTCCCCTTGGACAGACCACCCCCGCTTTCCCTG GAGAAAAGCTGCCCTTACATTCCTCCGAAGAAGCTCAAAATCTGATGGGCCAATCATCAG GTTTGGATGCCAGTCCCCCGGCCAGTACTCATGAACTCACCATTCCCAATGAT CTAATAGGCTGCATAATCGGACGCCAAGGGACCAAAATCAATGAAATTCGGCAGATGTCGGGAGCGCAGATCAAAATCGCCAATGCCACGGAAGGGTCATCAGAGCGCCAAATTACCATCACGGGAACCCCTGCAAACATCAGCCTTGCGCAGTACCTCATCAACGCCAG CTCTCCAGACCCTGATCCCCACGGGAGGAACACCTTCACTGCCTGA
- the PCBP3 gene encoding poly(rC)-binding protein 3 isoform X3, translating to MESKVSEGGLNVTLTIRLLMHGKEVGSIIGKKGETVKKMREESGARINISEGNCPERIVTITGPTDAIFKAFAMIAYKFEEDITNSMSNSTATSKPPVTLRLVVPASQCGSLIGKGGSKIKEIRESTGAQVQVAGDMLPNSTERAVTISGTPDAIIQCVKQICVVMLESPPKGATIPYRPKPASTPVIFAGGQVRADPLAASTANLSLLLQHQPLPAYTIQGQYAIPHPDQLTKLHQLAMQQTPFTPLGQTTPAFPGEKLPLHSSEEAQNLMGQSSGLDASPPASTHELTIPNDLIGCIIGRQGTKINEIRQMSGAQIKIANATEGSSERQITITGTPANISLAQYLINARLTSEVTGMGAL from the exons ATGGAGTCCAAGGTCTCTGAAGGTGGCCTGAATGTCACCCTCACCATCCGGCTGCTGATGCATGGCAAG GAAGTCGGAAGCATCATTGGGAAG AAAGGAGAGACTGTGAAGAAGATGCGTGAGGAG agcGGAGCAAGGATCAACATCTCGGAGGGGAACTGCCCTGAGCGAATCGTGACCATCACCGGCCCCACTGATGCCATCTTCAAGGCTTTTGCCATGATTGCCTACAAATTTGAGGAG gACATAACCAACTCCATGAGCAATAGCACTGCCACCAGCAAACCTCCGGTGACGCTGAGGCTGGTCGTGCCAGCCAGTCAGTGCGGCTCACTGATTGGCAAAGGAGGCTCCAAGATCAAAGAGATCAGGGAG TCAACAGGTGCTCAGGTTCAAGTGGCGGGGGACATGCTGCCCAACTCCACGGAGCGGGCGGTGACAATCTCGGGGACACCCGACGCAATTATCCAGTGTGTCAAACAGATCTGTGTGGTGATGCTGGAG TCCCCACCAAAAGGTGCCACCATTCCCTACCGCCCAAAGCCCGCCTCCACCCCTGTCATTTTTGCAGGTGGTCAGGTAAGAGCCGACCCGCTTGCAGCCTCCACTGCCAACCTCAGCCTTTTACTGCAGCACCAGCCGCTGCCC gcCTATACAATTCAGGGACAATACGCCATTCCACACCCGGAT CAGTTGACCAAGCTCCACCAGTTGGCTATGCAGCAAACCCCCTTTACTCCCCTTGGACAGACCACCCCCGCTTTCCCTG GAGAAAAGCTGCCCTTACATTCCTCCGAAGAAGCTCAAAATCTGATGGGCCAATCATCAG GTTTGGATGCCAGTCCCCCGGCCAGTACTCATGAACTCACCATTCCCAATGAT CTAATAGGCTGCATAATCGGACGCCAAGGGACCAAAATCAATGAAATTCGGCAGATGTCGGGAGCGCAGATCAAAATCGCCAATGCCACGGAAGGGTCATCAGAGCGCCAAATTACCATCACGGGAACCCCTGCAAACATCAGCCTTGCGCAGTACCTCATCAACGCCAG GCTGACGTCTGAGGTCACTGGAATGGGCGCACTCTAA
- the PCBP3 gene encoding poly(rC)-binding protein 3 isoform X20, which translates to MESKVSEGGLNVTLTIRLLMHGKEVGSIIGKKGETVKKMREESGARINISEGNCPERIVTITGPTDAIFKAFAMIAYKFEEDITNSMSNSTATSKPPVTLRLVVPASQCGSLIGKGGSKIKEIRESTGAQVQVAGDMLPNSTERAVTISGTPDAIIQCVKQICVVMLESPPKGATIPYRPKPASTPVIFAGGQVRADPLAASTANLSLLLQHQPLPAYTIQGQYAIPHPDQLTKLHQLAMQQTPFTPLGQTTPAFPGEKLPLHSSEEAQNLMGQSSGLDASPPASTHELTIPNDADV; encoded by the exons ATGGAGTCCAAGGTCTCTGAAGGTGGCCTGAATGTCACCCTCACCATCCGGCTGCTGATGCATGGCAAG GAAGTCGGAAGCATCATTGGGAAG AAAGGAGAGACTGTGAAGAAGATGCGTGAGGAG agcGGAGCAAGGATCAACATCTCGGAGGGGAACTGCCCTGAGCGAATCGTGACCATCACCGGCCCCACTGATGCCATCTTCAAGGCTTTTGCCATGATTGCCTACAAATTTGAGGAG gACATAACCAACTCCATGAGCAATAGCACTGCCACCAGCAAACCTCCGGTGACGCTGAGGCTGGTCGTGCCAGCCAGTCAGTGCGGCTCACTGATTGGCAAAGGAGGCTCCAAGATCAAAGAGATCAGGGAG TCAACAGGTGCTCAGGTTCAAGTGGCGGGGGACATGCTGCCCAACTCCACGGAGCGGGCGGTGACAATCTCGGGGACACCCGACGCAATTATCCAGTGTGTCAAACAGATCTGTGTGGTGATGCTGGAG TCCCCACCAAAAGGTGCCACCATTCCCTACCGCCCAAAGCCCGCCTCCACCCCTGTCATTTTTGCAGGTGGTCAGGTAAGAGCCGACCCGCTTGCAGCCTCCACTGCCAACCTCAGCCTTTTACTGCAGCACCAGCCGCTGCCC gcCTATACAATTCAGGGACAATACGCCATTCCACACCCGGAT CAGTTGACCAAGCTCCACCAGTTGGCTATGCAGCAAACCCCCTTTACTCCCCTTGGACAGACCACCCCCGCTTTCCCTG GAGAAAAGCTGCCCTTACATTCCTCCGAAGAAGCTCAAAATCTGATGGGCCAATCATCAG GTTTGGATGCCAGTCCCCCGGCCAGTACTCATGAACTCACCATTCCCAATGAT GCTGACGTCTGA
- the PCBP3 gene encoding poly(rC)-binding protein 3 isoform X21, with product MESKVSEGGLNVTLTIRLLMHGKEVGSIIGKKGETVKKMREESGARINISEGNCPERIVTITGPTDAIFKAFAMIAYKFEEDITNSMSNSTATSKPPVTLRLVVPASQCGSLIGKGGSKIKEIRESTGAQVQVAGDMLPNSTERAVTISGTPDAIIQCVKQICVVMLESPPKGATIPYRPKPASTPVIFAGGQVRADPLAASTANLSLLLQHQPLPAYTIQGQYAIPHPDQLTKLHQLAMQQTPFTPLGQTTPAFPGLDASPPASTHELTIPNDADV from the exons ATGGAGTCCAAGGTCTCTGAAGGTGGCCTGAATGTCACCCTCACCATCCGGCTGCTGATGCATGGCAAG GAAGTCGGAAGCATCATTGGGAAG AAAGGAGAGACTGTGAAGAAGATGCGTGAGGAG agcGGAGCAAGGATCAACATCTCGGAGGGGAACTGCCCTGAGCGAATCGTGACCATCACCGGCCCCACTGATGCCATCTTCAAGGCTTTTGCCATGATTGCCTACAAATTTGAGGAG gACATAACCAACTCCATGAGCAATAGCACTGCCACCAGCAAACCTCCGGTGACGCTGAGGCTGGTCGTGCCAGCCAGTCAGTGCGGCTCACTGATTGGCAAAGGAGGCTCCAAGATCAAAGAGATCAGGGAG TCAACAGGTGCTCAGGTTCAAGTGGCGGGGGACATGCTGCCCAACTCCACGGAGCGGGCGGTGACAATCTCGGGGACACCCGACGCAATTATCCAGTGTGTCAAACAGATCTGTGTGGTGATGCTGGAG TCCCCACCAAAAGGTGCCACCATTCCCTACCGCCCAAAGCCCGCCTCCACCCCTGTCATTTTTGCAGGTGGTCAGGTAAGAGCCGACCCGCTTGCAGCCTCCACTGCCAACCTCAGCCTTTTACTGCAGCACCAGCCGCTGCCC gcCTATACAATTCAGGGACAATACGCCATTCCACACCCGGAT CAGTTGACCAAGCTCCACCAGTTGGCTATGCAGCAAACCCCCTTTACTCCCCTTGGACAGACCACCCCCGCTTTCCCTG GTTTGGATGCCAGTCCCCCGGCCAGTACTCATGAACTCACCATTCCCAATGAT GCTGACGTCTGA
- the PCBP3 gene encoding poly(rC)-binding protein 3 isoform X4 translates to MESKVSEGGLNVTLTIRLLMHGKEVGSIIGKKGETVKKMREESGARINISEGNCPERIVTITGPTDAIFKAFAMIAYKFEEDITNSMSNSTATSKPPVTLRLVVPASQCGSLIGKGGSKIKEIRESTGAQVQVAGDMLPNSTERAVTISGTPDAIIQCVKQICVVMLESPPKGATIPYRPKPASTPVIFAGGQVRADPLAASTANLSLLLQHQPLPAYTIQGQYAIPHPDLTKLHQLAMQQTPFTPLGQTTPAFPGEKLPLHSSEEAQNLMGQSSGLDASPPASTHELTIPNDLIGCIIGRQGTKINEIRQMSGAQIKIANATEGSSERQITITGTPANISLAQYLINARLTSEVTGMGAL, encoded by the exons ATGGAGTCCAAGGTCTCTGAAGGTGGCCTGAATGTCACCCTCACCATCCGGCTGCTGATGCATGGCAAG GAAGTCGGAAGCATCATTGGGAAG AAAGGAGAGACTGTGAAGAAGATGCGTGAGGAG agcGGAGCAAGGATCAACATCTCGGAGGGGAACTGCCCTGAGCGAATCGTGACCATCACCGGCCCCACTGATGCCATCTTCAAGGCTTTTGCCATGATTGCCTACAAATTTGAGGAG gACATAACCAACTCCATGAGCAATAGCACTGCCACCAGCAAACCTCCGGTGACGCTGAGGCTGGTCGTGCCAGCCAGTCAGTGCGGCTCACTGATTGGCAAAGGAGGCTCCAAGATCAAAGAGATCAGGGAG TCAACAGGTGCTCAGGTTCAAGTGGCGGGGGACATGCTGCCCAACTCCACGGAGCGGGCGGTGACAATCTCGGGGACACCCGACGCAATTATCCAGTGTGTCAAACAGATCTGTGTGGTGATGCTGGAG TCCCCACCAAAAGGTGCCACCATTCCCTACCGCCCAAAGCCCGCCTCCACCCCTGTCATTTTTGCAGGTGGTCAGGTAAGAGCCGACCCGCTTGCAGCCTCCACTGCCAACCTCAGCCTTTTACTGCAGCACCAGCCGCTGCCC gcCTATACAATTCAGGGACAATACGCCATTCCACACCCGGAT TTGACCAAGCTCCACCAGTTGGCTATGCAGCAAACCCCCTTTACTCCCCTTGGACAGACCACCCCCGCTTTCCCTG GAGAAAAGCTGCCCTTACATTCCTCCGAAGAAGCTCAAAATCTGATGGGCCAATCATCAG GTTTGGATGCCAGTCCCCCGGCCAGTACTCATGAACTCACCATTCCCAATGAT CTAATAGGCTGCATAATCGGACGCCAAGGGACCAAAATCAATGAAATTCGGCAGATGTCGGGAGCGCAGATCAAAATCGCCAATGCCACGGAAGGGTCATCAGAGCGCCAAATTACCATCACGGGAACCCCTGCAAACATCAGCCTTGCGCAGTACCTCATCAACGCCAG GCTGACGTCTGAGGTCACTGGAATGGGCGCACTCTAA
- the PCBP3 gene encoding poly(rC)-binding protein 3 isoform X12: protein MESKVSEGGLNVTLTIRLLMHGKEVGSIIGKKGETVKKMREESGARINISEGNCPERIVTITGPTDAIFKAFAMIAYKFEEDITNSMSNSTATSKPPVTLRLVVPASQCGSLIGKGGSKIKEIRESTGAQVQVAGDMLPNSTERAVTISGTPDAIIQCVKQICVVMLESPPKGATIPYRPKPASTPVIFAGGQAYTIQGQYAIPHPDLTKLHQLAMQQTPFTPLGQTTPAFPGEKLPLHSSEEAQNLMGQSSGLDASPPASTHELTIPNDLIGCIIGRQGTKINEIRQMSGAQIKIANATEGSSERQITITGTPANISLAQYLINARLTSEVTGMGAL from the exons ATGGAGTCCAAGGTCTCTGAAGGTGGCCTGAATGTCACCCTCACCATCCGGCTGCTGATGCATGGCAAG GAAGTCGGAAGCATCATTGGGAAG AAAGGAGAGACTGTGAAGAAGATGCGTGAGGAG agcGGAGCAAGGATCAACATCTCGGAGGGGAACTGCCCTGAGCGAATCGTGACCATCACCGGCCCCACTGATGCCATCTTCAAGGCTTTTGCCATGATTGCCTACAAATTTGAGGAG gACATAACCAACTCCATGAGCAATAGCACTGCCACCAGCAAACCTCCGGTGACGCTGAGGCTGGTCGTGCCAGCCAGTCAGTGCGGCTCACTGATTGGCAAAGGAGGCTCCAAGATCAAAGAGATCAGGGAG TCAACAGGTGCTCAGGTTCAAGTGGCGGGGGACATGCTGCCCAACTCCACGGAGCGGGCGGTGACAATCTCGGGGACACCCGACGCAATTATCCAGTGTGTCAAACAGATCTGTGTGGTGATGCTGGAG TCCCCACCAAAAGGTGCCACCATTCCCTACCGCCCAAAGCCCGCCTCCACCCCTGTCATTTTTGCAGGTGGTCAG gcCTATACAATTCAGGGACAATACGCCATTCCACACCCGGAT TTGACCAAGCTCCACCAGTTGGCTATGCAGCAAACCCCCTTTACTCCCCTTGGACAGACCACCCCCGCTTTCCCTG GAGAAAAGCTGCCCTTACATTCCTCCGAAGAAGCTCAAAATCTGATGGGCCAATCATCAG GTTTGGATGCCAGTCCCCCGGCCAGTACTCATGAACTCACCATTCCCAATGAT CTAATAGGCTGCATAATCGGACGCCAAGGGACCAAAATCAATGAAATTCGGCAGATGTCGGGAGCGCAGATCAAAATCGCCAATGCCACGGAAGGGTCATCAGAGCGCCAAATTACCATCACGGGAACCCCTGCAAACATCAGCCTTGCGCAGTACCTCATCAACGCCAG GCTGACGTCTGAGGTCACTGGAATGGGCGCACTCTAA
- the PCBP3 gene encoding poly(rC)-binding protein 3 isoform X19 codes for MESKVSEGGLNVTLTIRLLMHGKEVGSIIGKKGETVKKMREESGARINISEGNCPERIVTITGPTDAIFKAFAMIAYKFEEDITNSMSNSTATSKPPVTLRLVVPASQCGSLIGKGGSKIKEIRESTGAQVQVAGDMLPNSTERAVTISGTPDAIIQCVKQICVVMLESPPKGATIPYRPKPASTPVIFAGGQVRADPLAASTANLSLLLQHQPLPAYTIQGQYAIPHPDQLTKLHQLAMQQTPFTPLGQTTPAFPGEKLPLHSSEEAQNLMGQSSGLDASPPASTHELTIPNDLSRP; via the exons ATGGAGTCCAAGGTCTCTGAAGGTGGCCTGAATGTCACCCTCACCATCCGGCTGCTGATGCATGGCAAG GAAGTCGGAAGCATCATTGGGAAG AAAGGAGAGACTGTGAAGAAGATGCGTGAGGAG agcGGAGCAAGGATCAACATCTCGGAGGGGAACTGCCCTGAGCGAATCGTGACCATCACCGGCCCCACTGATGCCATCTTCAAGGCTTTTGCCATGATTGCCTACAAATTTGAGGAG gACATAACCAACTCCATGAGCAATAGCACTGCCACCAGCAAACCTCCGGTGACGCTGAGGCTGGTCGTGCCAGCCAGTCAGTGCGGCTCACTGATTGGCAAAGGAGGCTCCAAGATCAAAGAGATCAGGGAG TCAACAGGTGCTCAGGTTCAAGTGGCGGGGGACATGCTGCCCAACTCCACGGAGCGGGCGGTGACAATCTCGGGGACACCCGACGCAATTATCCAGTGTGTCAAACAGATCTGTGTGGTGATGCTGGAG TCCCCACCAAAAGGTGCCACCATTCCCTACCGCCCAAAGCCCGCCTCCACCCCTGTCATTTTTGCAGGTGGTCAGGTAAGAGCCGACCCGCTTGCAGCCTCCACTGCCAACCTCAGCCTTTTACTGCAGCACCAGCCGCTGCCC gcCTATACAATTCAGGGACAATACGCCATTCCACACCCGGAT CAGTTGACCAAGCTCCACCAGTTGGCTATGCAGCAAACCCCCTTTACTCCCCTTGGACAGACCACCCCCGCTTTCCCTG GAGAAAAGCTGCCCTTACATTCCTCCGAAGAAGCTCAAAATCTGATGGGCCAATCATCAG GTTTGGATGCCAGTCCCCCGGCCAGTACTCATGAACTCACCATTCCCAATGAT CTCTCCAGACCCTGA